In Equus caballus isolate H_3958 breed thoroughbred chromosome 7, TB-T2T, whole genome shotgun sequence, one DNA window encodes the following:
- the OR52W1 gene encoding LOW QUALITY PROTEIN: olfactory receptor 52W1 (The sequence of the model RefSeq protein was modified relative to this genomic sequence to represent the inferred CDS: inserted 1 base in 1 codon), producing MAEAPQPNSTFPRPSFFIMAGIPGLGDAQAWMTLVFGPMYLLALLGNGAVLAVVQIDSTLHQPMFLLLATLAATDLSLATSIAPGLLAVLWLGPQPVPYAACLVQMFFVHALTAVESGVLLAMACDRAVAVGRPLHYPILVTKARVGYAVLVLALKAVAIVVPFPLLVAQFEHFRAKTIDHAYCAHMAVAELVVGNTWANNLYGLALSLAVSGVDILGISGSYGLIAHAVLRLPTREARAKAFGTCSSHICVILAFYVPGLFSYLTHRFGRHTVPKPVHILLXIYLLLPPALNLLIYGARTKQIRDRLLETFTFRKGQF from the exons ATGGCAGAAGCTCCACAGCCCAACTCCACCTTCCCACGCCCAAGCTTCTTCATAATGGCTGGCATTCCAGGGCTAGGGGATGCCCAGGCCTGGATGACATTGGTCTTCGGGCCCATGTATCTGCTGGCCTTGCTGGGCAATGGAGCAGTGCTGGCAGTGGTGCAGATAGACTCCACACTACACCAGCCCATGTTTCTACTCCTGGCCACACTGGCAGCCACAGACCTGAGCTTAGCCACATCTATAGCCCCAGGGTTGCTGGCCGTGCTGTGGCTTGGGCCCCAGCCTGTGCCATATGCTGCCTGCCTTGTGCAGATGTTCTTTGTTCATGCGCTGACTGCCGTGGAATCTGGTGTACTGCTGGCCATGGCTTGTGATCGTGCTGTAGCAGTAGGGCGTCCACTGCATTACCCTATTCTAGTCACCAAAGCCCGTGTGGGCTATGCAGTCCTGGTACTGGCACTGAAAGCTGTGGCTATTGTTGTGCCTTTCCCTCTGCTGGTGGCACAATTTGAGCACTTCCGAGCCAAGACCATAGACCACGCCTACTGTGCACACATGGCAGTGGCGGAGCTTGTAGTAGGTAACACATGGGCCAACAACTTGTACGGGCTGGCACTTTCCCTGGCCGTGTCAGGTGTAGATATTCTGGGCATCAGTGGCTCCTATGGGCTCATTGCTCATGCTGTGCTGCGGCTGCCTACCCGAGAGGCCCGTGCCAAGGCATTTGGTACATGTAGTTCCCACATCTGTGTCATTCTGGCCTTCTATGTGCCTGGTCTTTTCTCCTACCTCACACACCGCTTTGGTCGTCACACTGTCCCAAAGCCCGTGCATATCCTTC ACATCTATTTGCTGCTGCCACCTGCCCTCAACCTTCTCATCTATGGGGCCCGCACCAAGCAGATCAGGGACCGGCTACTGGAAACTTTCACATTCAGAAAAGGCCAGTTCTAA